In one Saccharibacillus brassicae genomic region, the following are encoded:
- a CDS encoding STAS domain-containing protein, translated as MFAYRIHKSEDEAVVIFEGDLDIESGDVLEEDILPVVSEYPNVLLNFGEVYFVDSSGIGLIIRTVDELREGGRSVKIRDVRPEVMEVFELLQIREILGEEVFD; from the coding sequence ATGTTTGCTTACCGGATTCATAAAAGCGAGGACGAAGCCGTCGTCATCTTCGAGGGCGACCTCGATATCGAAAGCGGCGACGTACTGGAAGAAGATATTTTGCCCGTCGTGTCCGAATACCCGAACGTGCTGCTGAATTTCGGCGAAGTGTACTTCGTCGATTCGTCGGGGATCGGCTTGATTATCCGCACGGTGGACGAGCTGCGCGAAGGCGGACGTTCCGTGAAGATCCGCGACGTGCGCCCCGAAGTGATGGAAGTGTTCGAACTGCTGCAAATCCGCGAAATTCTCGGCGAAGAAGTGTTCGATTAA
- a CDS encoding amino acid ABC transporter permease, which translates to MSAPFEIGYVFSFLPKLIDTLGVTLLIVAGSLLTGLAAGFLVALPRLYKIPVLRNLSGLYLSFFRGTPILIQLFLFYYGLPELLKPLGLDLTRTPVLFFVILVYGLHTGAYAAEMIRASVEAVDRGQVEAAYASGMTAYQAFARIVLPQALAIAVPVFSNLVIALLKDTSLAFTLGVMEMTGKAQTLGTLTQHFFETYIALALIYLVISFTLEKGLSAAERRLKRHEVREEAPVRRFGRRGKGSYRAVLAEIDAGKGGQI; encoded by the coding sequence ATGAGCGCGCCTTTTGAGATCGGCTACGTCTTTTCGTTTCTGCCGAAGCTGATCGATACGCTGGGCGTTACGCTCCTGATCGTAGCCGGCTCGCTGTTGACGGGGCTTGCGGCCGGATTCCTGGTCGCCCTGCCCCGCCTGTACAAAATTCCGGTACTGCGCAATCTGTCCGGTTTGTACTTGTCTTTTTTTCGCGGAACACCGATCCTGATTCAGCTGTTTCTGTTCTATTACGGACTGCCGGAGCTGCTGAAGCCGCTCGGCCTCGACCTTACGCGCACGCCGGTGCTGTTCTTCGTCATTCTCGTCTACGGGCTGCACACCGGCGCTTATGCGGCGGAAATGATTCGCGCGTCGGTCGAAGCGGTGGACCGCGGGCAGGTCGAAGCCGCTTACGCGTCGGGCATGACGGCGTATCAGGCGTTTGCCCGGATTGTCCTGCCGCAGGCGCTCGCGATCGCGGTGCCGGTCTTCTCGAATCTGGTCATTGCGCTGCTCAAAGACACGTCGCTTGCTTTTACACTCGGGGTGATGGAGATGACCGGCAAAGCGCAGACGCTCGGCACGCTGACGCAGCATTTTTTCGAGACGTATATCGCGCTGGCCCTGATCTATCTCGTAATCAGCTTCACGCTCGAAAAAGGGCTGTCGGCTGCCGAACGCCGCTTGAAGCGGCATGAAGTGCGCGAAGAAGCGCCGGTTCGCCGGTTCGGCCGCAGAGGCAAAGGGTCGTACCGCGCCGTACTGGCCGAGATCGACGCCGGAAAAGGAGGACAAATCTGA
- a CDS encoding transporter substrate-binding domain-containing protein encodes MKTRTKIRTSLPNKQQGWIAAALGLMIVVSGCGAGGEPTAQASGGAEPQAGVQTIVVGTCTAFPQVCFLDENGKLTGFDVELLRKIDERLPEYAFEFQTMDFGNLLLSLETNKIDLVAHVMEKNPEREQKYAFSSEPYAHWRNRIVVAKTNETIKTLDDLQGKKVLTSATSAEAQIVENYNKEHDAKIDIVYQSGQANDTVSQLVSGRVDATIAADFVVPVIDPTGKLKQVGEELTSDDVLYVLRKGDADSAKLSAAIDGAVKQLKEDGTLSDLSVEWLGSDVTADHAK; translated from the coding sequence ATGAAAACACGGACGAAAATACGGACAAGCCTGCCAAACAAACAACAAGGGTGGATCGCGGCCGCGCTCGGCCTCATGATCGTCGTATCGGGATGCGGCGCGGGCGGGGAACCGACCGCGCAGGCTTCGGGCGGCGCGGAGCCGCAAGCGGGCGTCCAGACGATCGTGGTCGGCACGTGCACGGCGTTCCCGCAGGTCTGCTTTCTCGACGAGAACGGCAAGCTGACCGGCTTCGACGTGGAACTGCTGCGCAAGATCGACGAACGGCTGCCGGAGTACGCGTTCGAGTTTCAGACGATGGATTTCGGCAACCTGCTGCTGAGTCTGGAGACGAACAAGATCGACCTCGTCGCGCACGTCATGGAGAAGAACCCGGAGCGCGAGCAGAAATACGCGTTCAGTTCGGAGCCGTACGCGCATTGGCGCAACCGGATCGTCGTCGCCAAGACGAACGAGACGATTAAGACGCTCGACGATCTGCAGGGCAAAAAAGTGCTGACCAGCGCCACGAGCGCCGAAGCGCAAATCGTTGAGAACTACAACAAGGAACACGACGCCAAAATCGATATCGTGTATCAGAGCGGCCAGGCGAACGATACGGTCAGCCAGCTCGTGTCCGGGCGCGTCGACGCGACTATCGCGGCCGATTTCGTCGTGCCGGTCATCGATCCGACAGGCAAGCTGAAGCAGGTGGGCGAAGAATTGACGTCGGACGACGTCTTGTACGTGCTGCGAAAAGGCGACGCCGATTCCGCGAAGCTGTCCGCAGCGATCGACGGCGCGGTCAAGCAGCTCAAAGAGGACGGCACGTTAAGCGACTTGAGCGTCGAATGGCTCGGCAGCGACGTGACGGCCGACCACGCCAAATGA
- a CDS encoding amino acid ABC transporter permease has product MQLDPSFIWTAFWQLLGAIPTTLSITAVSVLLGFGIGTATALVRLYRIPVLAQLASAYVTFIRGTPMLTHLLLIYFGLPMLIDGAAETFGWSFRSVSIPMIGFAYLSFSITAGAYMSEVVRAGLLAVDRGQMEAAYSVGLTTVQTLRRILFPQALAAALPNLANSVIGMLHGSTLAFAVSVVDINAKAQIVASTNWKFFEAYLAAALIFWGLTVLIERVAAMIEKRVGAYNRGGVA; this is encoded by the coding sequence ATGCAGCTTGATCCTTCGTTTATTTGGACCGCTTTTTGGCAGCTGCTCGGGGCGATCCCGACAACGCTGTCGATTACGGCCGTATCGGTGCTGCTTGGCTTCGGGATCGGCACGGCGACCGCGCTCGTTCGCCTGTACCGGATTCCGGTGCTGGCGCAGCTTGCGTCCGCTTACGTCACGTTTATTCGCGGCACGCCGATGCTGACCCATCTGCTGCTCATTTATTTCGGGCTGCCGATGCTGATCGACGGAGCGGCCGAAACGTTCGGCTGGAGCTTCCGCTCGGTGTCGATTCCGATGATCGGCTTCGCCTACCTGTCGTTTTCGATCACGGCGGGCGCGTACATGTCCGAAGTGGTGCGGGCGGGGCTGCTTGCGGTCGACCGGGGTCAGATGGAAGCGGCGTATTCCGTCGGCTTGACGACGGTGCAGACGCTGCGGCGTATCCTGTTCCCGCAGGCGCTGGCGGCGGCGCTGCCGAATCTGGCCAACTCCGTCATCGGCATGCTGCACGGTTCGACGCTCGCTTTTGCCGTATCGGTCGTCGATATTAATGCCAAAGCGCAGATCGTCGCGTCGACGAACTGGAAGTTTTTCGAAGCGTATTTGGCAGCCGCGTTGATCTTCTGGGGACTTACGGTGCTGATCGAGCGCGTCGCGGCAATGATCGAGAAGCGGGTAGGCGCTTATAATCGGGGAGGTGTCGCATGA
- a CDS encoding HD domain-containing phosphohydrolase produces MNQLPNATNGKNDVPYPFWALAGFLYGAILAVGAGHVEWAFVLPILLLTLLLDLFPIRLLSGDEFGAGLIGFLALLIGFGPYTALLGVFMSCLANEARQAGFRAGGFDPVRWLSRLAVYTLSTCGAALALAGLHQVWPGASPYVQAAAAALAFKAVKLPLDSGMRKMLTGIELLAGIRGRLKETRVPILLCILVIPHFLGMLSRSDMFYELAYTGLLLVFVLYFSSVYGREAAGWRRTFERFSLLFESRLSPALEGHGIRTGVIADHLLDRLSYPRDKKRMLVRIAIQHDIGKSTLPAYLFNKRGALSLSEEDEYRSHSEKGADIIFTLTEDERAAKWVRHHHERWDGKGFPGGLKGRDIPYESRVLSLCSRIDHLLRREPGDEEVCALVRKQAGREIDPELAAVVDLALVQELRERLALRGAEASPASAPPEPRAGAIKPVGTDLSSPDEQGSYVGASMQVKLSSDGLLYGLEEPELEAPVIRLARRAEAEQTAFYELLPCGERTYEAHFDPEHGEVRIMLTDITPAIAYRERLQRETLRSYREMMCALSGGKVTLCPAEEELLARLGERLDAWTVAARSDVGRSRDLAASFMPQGDPKRLMQVKLAVSEASTNLLKHALGGKVSVFAHEGALQVLVRDEGSGIALHELPKTFVGSGYSSKRSLGRGFGVMYASADRMFLHTDASGTQLLLEFDGMRELGVEDGSSAALPAAVSSLGEAAAAPLGAERN; encoded by the coding sequence TTGAATCAATTACCGAACGCGACAAACGGCAAAAACGACGTTCCTTATCCGTTCTGGGCGCTGGCCGGCTTTCTCTACGGGGCGATCCTCGCCGTCGGAGCCGGGCACGTGGAGTGGGCTTTCGTGCTGCCGATTCTGCTTCTGACGCTGCTGCTCGATCTGTTCCCGATCCGGCTGCTCAGCGGAGACGAATTCGGCGCGGGCCTGATCGGCTTTTTGGCGCTGCTGATCGGCTTCGGCCCGTATACCGCACTGCTCGGCGTGTTCATGAGCTGCCTGGCGAACGAAGCGCGGCAGGCGGGCTTCCGCGCCGGCGGATTCGATCCTGTCCGCTGGCTGTCGCGGCTGGCCGTCTATACGCTCAGCACTTGCGGTGCCGCGCTTGCGCTCGCCGGACTGCACCAGGTCTGGCCGGGCGCTTCGCCCTACGTGCAGGCGGCCGCCGCGGCGCTGGCGTTCAAAGCGGTCAAGCTGCCGCTCGATTCCGGCATGCGCAAGATGCTGACCGGCATCGAGCTGCTGGCCGGAATCCGCGGTCGGCTCAAAGAAACGCGGGTGCCGATCCTGCTCTGCATCCTCGTCATCCCGCATTTTCTCGGCATGCTGTCGCGAAGCGACATGTTCTACGAGCTGGCCTACACGGGACTGCTGCTCGTGTTCGTGCTGTATTTTTCCAGCGTATACGGCAGGGAAGCCGCCGGCTGGCGGCGCACGTTCGAGCGGTTCAGCCTGCTGTTCGAATCCCGCCTGTCGCCCGCGCTGGAAGGACACGGCATCCGCACCGGCGTCATCGCCGACCATCTGCTGGACCGCCTGTCCTACCCGCGCGACAAAAAACGGATGCTCGTGCGGATCGCGATCCAGCACGATATCGGCAAATCGACGCTGCCCGCTTACCTGTTCAATAAGCGCGGAGCGCTGTCGCTGTCCGAAGAAGACGAGTACCGTTCCCACAGCGAAAAAGGAGCCGACATTATCTTCACGCTGACCGAAGACGAACGCGCGGCGAAGTGGGTGCGGCATCATCACGAGCGCTGGGACGGCAAAGGCTTTCCCGGCGGCTTGAAAGGGCGTGACATTCCGTACGAATCCCGCGTCCTGTCGCTGTGCAGCCGGATCGACCATCTGCTGCGGCGCGAACCGGGCGACGAAGAAGTGTGCGCCCTCGTGCGCAAGCAGGCCGGGCGGGAGATCGACCCCGAACTGGCGGCGGTCGTCGACCTTGCGCTGGTGCAGGAACTGCGCGAGAGACTTGCGCTGCGGGGCGCGGAAGCATCGCCTGCATCCGCGCCGCCGGAACCTCGCGCCGGGGCGATCAAGCCTGTCGGGACAGACCTGTCCTCGCCGGACGAACAAGGTTCCTACGTCGGCGCTAGCATGCAGGTCAAGCTGTCGTCCGACGGGCTGCTGTACGGGCTTGAGGAACCGGAGCTCGAAGCGCCGGTGATCCGTCTGGCACGCCGCGCCGAGGCGGAGCAGACCGCGTTCTACGAACTGCTGCCGTGCGGGGAGCGCACGTACGAAGCGCATTTCGACCCGGAGCACGGCGAGGTGCGGATCATGCTGACCGATATTACGCCGGCGATCGCTTACCGCGAGCGGCTGCAGCGGGAGACGCTGCGCTCTTACCGGGAGATGATGTGCGCGCTGTCGGGCGGCAAAGTCACGCTGTGCCCGGCCGAAGAAGAGCTGCTCGCACGTCTGGGCGAGCGCCTCGACGCCTGGACGGTAGCCGCGCGCTCCGACGTCGGACGCAGCCGGGACCTGGCGGCGAGCTTTATGCCGCAGGGTGATCCGAAGCGACTCATGCAGGTCAAGCTTGCCGTGTCCGAGGCGTCGACCAACCTGCTCAAGCACGCGCTGGGCGGCAAGGTGAGCGTGTTCGCGCACGAAGGCGCCCTGCAGGTGCTCGTACGCGACGAAGGTTCGGGCATCGCGCTGCACGAACTGCCGAAAACGTTTGTCGGGTCCGGGTACAGCAGCAAGCGGTCGCTTGGCCGCGGATTTGGCGTCATGTACGCTTCAGCCGACCGGATGTTTCTGCATACGGATGCGAGCGGCACGCAGCTGCTGCTCGAATTCGACGGCATGCGGGAGCTGGGAGTAGAGGATGGAAGCTCGGCTGCGCTGCCTGCGGCCGTTTCTTCGCTTGGGGAAGCGGCCGCCGCTCCTCTGGGCGCGGAGCGGAACTGA
- a CDS encoding GNAT family N-acetyltransferase, whose protein sequence is MSEVYRRAEARDAERLADLTYRAYELIRELGLHWPAAHADVPLVLQNIEENECYLLEADGVPVATLTLSTNGESKAITELPFFKWFATDPDVSGRGYGGRLIDWVEREIVLGKHGHREVTLATAEKHPWLVEMYERRGYTRILEIDAKNGDGLMYLFRKNIADSRYSDDYAIQRS, encoded by the coding sequence ATGAGTGAAGTTTACCGCAGAGCCGAAGCCCGGGACGCGGAGCGGCTGGCCGACCTGACGTACCGCGCTTACGAACTGATTCGCGAGTTGGGCCTGCATTGGCCTGCTGCCCATGCAGACGTGCCGCTGGTGCTGCAAAACATCGAGGAGAACGAATGCTACCTGCTGGAAGCGGACGGCGTGCCGGTCGCTACGCTGACGCTGTCCACGAACGGGGAGAGCAAAGCGATCACCGAGCTGCCGTTTTTCAAATGGTTCGCGACCGATCCCGACGTGTCGGGCCGGGGCTACGGAGGCCGGCTGATCGACTGGGTCGAACGCGAGATCGTGCTGGGCAAGCACGGGCACCGCGAGGTGACGCTGGCGACGGCGGAGAAACATCCGTGGCTCGTCGAGATGTACGAACGCCGGGGCTACACACGCATTTTGGAGATCGACGCCAAAAACGGGGACGGCCTCATGTACCTGTTTCGCAAAAATATTGCCGACTCCCGCTATTCCGACGACTATGCCATCCAAAGGAGCTAA